The nucleotide window TTTGGGAATCACGATCATGCTAGAATGGAACATCGCATTTTCTAAGAGAAAATCCATGACTTGTTTACATTGATCACGTGTTTGATGGACATAGAGACTTTAAATATATTGTTCAGTATCAGTTTTACGACCTGTACTAGACGTCATTTTGCAATAAAGTAAATTCTGCAAATATTTCGAGCAAATAAGTTGCTCAACTTATTTCTCAGAGTCAATATCGTCAAAGAAACTTTTAGCATTATCAGAAATCTTGAAGAAACAgcattaaatgaagaaatcgtTTTGTTAGGAGAAAAATAGCCAGATAAACAATTTACGATATCTGTTAACGTGACAGGTATTTCGATTGAAAAGAAGGCAGGATCAGGCAGAAACATAGAGAATAATGCCAAAAAAAAGAAGCTCACGGAAAGTCTAAGTGACATCGAGTGTTCGTTCGctgaaagtttgaaaatcactaTCGACGATGgatcatattttacttttgacgtGAGGGAAACAGCGAATTGAACATTTTTGgtgaaatttgaaacgaaacgtATATCCTAAAGGTTGGGAAGCAAAtacacatttaaaaacaaaaatgaggAAAGCTGGCTAGCTGCTGCTTCTAGTAGTTATGATTTTGAAAGCTTGTATATTTCTGTAATtaaacaattaattgaaaatataaaagataaattgagaaatcatttccaaatataaactaaaaaattagataatactaatcttatttttttttaatattaatatgggTTTATGTGAACTATATCCCATTTGAAACCTAGACTATATTCCACTATTCACTAATGAAAGTGAAGCTACTGcagatttgtatattttttctttaattccaAGTTATGATGAAAGCTTTGGTTGCGAAAAATAggatatttttagaaatacatTTCATCTTGTTCGACCTTTTAAGAGGAAAGTTAATTGAacgtatttattattgaaaaaaaatgtaattcatTACCCGTGTGCCATTTTGGACACGTATCATTAGATTAAAAAGCTACCTACCTCTTAATATTTAAGAATCTCCACTATttcgttttcaaaaacaaaacagtaTTACAAAATCGCGCTGACTGAGTTGCGCgatttggtttttttaatatagCTAATTactatttgtttttgataacaTCTCATTTCTTTTTATAGATAGACCTCTTTTTTTCGTTCCCAGTACCCTCTAATTCTTAAATACCACAACGAATTTTATTAAAGCCCACCTCTCCGTCTTATTAGCAGTTCCTATTTTTGTAAGTAGtcttcctcattttattttccGGTACTACTAGAGATTCATCAATagtttttctcatttcttcCTGTAAGACCTTCTCGAGGACCTCGTTTTTGCAAGAAGACCACCAACTCTTCATGAACAGCCTGACATGCTTCTCCATTGGGAAACATTACCGTAAATGCAGTGATCAagatgggcatcaatttgaacacttacagtAATCTTTCATCGaatgttttatcattttattactccCTGATTCATAAAAATTGACTATAACTATCTTAGAGACGGAGTTACCTTTCTTTTGAAACACTGTATAGAGACCGCGGCaaatttatgaaacaaattCATCATTTTCCCTATAATTCTTATTATATCTTCAAATAGGTCGATTTGTAATTTCAAAAGCcgattttttacaataatttcgatccttgacatttttcaattagaacGTGGGTCTTCTAAAACCCATTCGAAagatttattaataaagtatTCACTACCTAAAGGtcaaataaaaagtgatttaatCCCTAAACTGTTTCGTCGTTTCATTTGATTAGGAATATTACAACTGAACACCATTGAATTTCCTATAGCGATACCATGAAAATAATGtccgaaaatttcatttttagtctagAACTTCAAATTCCTTTTTCAATAGAGTTAAATATCTAACCAAAACATTTAATTCTTATTCTTCTCGGGTTAACAGTTCATTGTGTCTTTCTGGAATAAATTCAACCCCTAATAAATTGGCCTCACTCTTCGGAGATTTTATCATTGTGGTTACAttatagaaatttcaatgaCGTGGAAACGATACAGATTAGCTCTGAAACATCCACATCTAAAGAACCTGTGTAAGATAGAAATTCATTTCGTGTTTCCTGTTGATCCACCCAGGTTTTTGTCTAGTTATTTCTGTTCTTACATCGCTGTTGCCGTCTAAGCATGAAGGTATTTCGAGCCGTAGCTTTTTTGGTTCCAAAGTGCGTTTCCTGGTGTTCTGTGACTAGCAAATCTGTATGTGGACAGTTGGCGTCAGTGGTTTGCCAGGTCTGTAATTAATTATCGGAATAAAGTCGATAAAATAGGAAACTGTATATTGGAATAACCGTcgtgttttgaaaatattgaccGTTTTCACTTGTAATTGGTTCCTAGTCTATGTGCAAAGTAATTGtaagaaaatcaaaaagaaaatatattgagttTTGTTTACGTGTGACTTTCGTAAAGTATCTTACACTGATTCGCTTTCCTTTCTAAATAATTAGCTAATTAGTGAAACAAACCATGTTACAGactaatgaaataatgaaatgtcAACGTGCATACGGCTACTAATTCAAAAGAAAAGCGCAACTGGGATACAAAATGCGATACtcgtgtttttgtttttaacatttAACTGTTAACAAACAACCGTTTCTAAATTATAGTATAGAcctcgtttttttttgtgaaatgatTCTCTGACAAAATACACTctccaaaataataatattttcgtcTTGATAATCTTATTAACCTTCAAACGTTATCATATGATCAATAAAGACCCTGCGAGATAAAAGTCGTGGTCGTGGGCCATAAATTCCAGCAATTATGCTTGTCAGGATAGCATGTGAAGAAACGCTTGCACTTGAAGCCAATATAAACGTCAGATTGCAATTGAGAATTCTGCACCTTTTCTCAAGGATTCTTCTTTTTTCGGTGCCGTGCCTGCCTTCAAGCGTGGGCTATCCCCATGACAATTTGATTGAAGTGGTGTCTATTTGGAACAGTTTTTTAACTCCCAGTCCACTCCAATTTCCAATATCCTGTAGTCCCACAGCTTTTTTGGAACCTATCCGTCTTCTATCGTCAAATATGCCCAAATATCTGcgttttatatgtttttatgatGTTTAGAAGCTCTCAATCTTTATTCTGCTGCTTGAATACCTCTTCGATACTGGTATGAGCAGTCCACGGGATCTTGAGGATACTCAGTTACCACTACATCTCGAacgcttctattttattcattatatcaCATCTGTACAAAAAATTGCTCCAAACGGAGATTTCTTAACCGCGTATGAACTGTGTGGTTTCTATAAAAGAGATTGGTTTCCATTTGCTGAATGTTCTAACGCTTTTATCTCTTCGCTATGGCATTGTAcagcaaaatatttgaaatgtaataATCAATTTCGTTTTCTTGATGCTCATATGAATGCTTTATCTTCGATCAGCTTCATTCACTCTGTCCAGCAGCGATTGCACTTCTATGTTTTCTTCAATGATGACAGTATCATCTGCGTACCtaactttatttataatctcTCCATATTCTATTCAGAAGTATCTTTAAGAGTATTTGTGACTCATTAGGATAATGGAAGTCATTGCATCTATTAGCTTGTTGTTTTTAGGTAAGGAGATGAAGATCGATGTCTGCCAATCGCTAGGAAGTTTCCCAGTTTAGTGAACCTGATCAAAAGTATTTTCACCAGCTCTATGAGAGTTTCTTCGAGTCAGGagttttttttgctttttattagTGTACTGCTTTTTTAACTTTGAGTTTGGGAATTCTTGTACCATATAATCAATCAGTATATTTTTAATCGTATCTCGGGTGTAGTCCTCGATCAGTTGTTGAATATACTGTTGTCATTCTTTGCACTGACCTAGTTACTAGTCACTTTTTCATTTGATGACATGACATACTGCATGCGTATTTTGTGGAAATAAAATTACCGTTACCGGGGTTAGATTTTCTAGAACCataattttctttcaagttATACGGAAAACATCGCGCTGTCACGTAGTCAGTTTTTCAAAAGTGGCGAAAATAGTCATTTATTCGCCGAGTCACACACAAGAAATTAATGACAACGTTTTTAAGTCAAAACAAAGTGGTTAATGTCACTTTATCGTGAGAGAGTGGGTGATCTAATTACCTAAGACGTTTGTCAAGTCAAGTCAAGTCAAGTCTTCATCAGACCTCAAGttggaaaaaaagaaatatcaaagGTGACTGTTCTGTATATGactatttgtagttttttcatcactataatagtttttttgacTTTGCTGAATGATTTTTATTAcgattattgtaataaattacCACCCAGGAATCAAAATTAAGGTACGAAAGTGTTTATTGTTTTATCACGAAACGGATCTAAGCAAAAACAAAGTTATTACAAAGTACGTAATTTTAGCTTATTTGACACAAAAATCAGAAATCGTTAAACTTTCTACTTTGTGGGGCCTCTACTCCATGCTAAAAAATACTGTTTCAGTTAATGATCGCATTTCTTAAAATGAAGAACTTTAGAATTCTTCagcaaaatacaaattaatttattgaaaaatccgTCAATAGAACCTATCTAATGCTAGaggtaatttaataaaaaatgacaattggaaaatagttattttcctaacaagtgcggaaagtgatactttcccgcacgctaCTGCAGTTGTGCCGAACGgcactttacgcatgagttaggaacattattttttctacgaccgtatatacaaaaaagtataccaacccatttttctaaaattattttattccaacaaacataataatatacaaaactttgactaaaaactactaattattataaatatcaatattgaaaacacaatttgtcgTATtttgtagactagtaagaattgccggtccagtggagttatttggtttcaactggaaagtagatgacgtcgatgaggatggtAACAGgtcggaattagtttcatttgcagccttcaaaatggcttcgtgaagttcttcgtcggatgaatccattaatactATTGTATGgtattcggtttaatgtggtttaatttggaagaagattgcacttatttggtcacttccaagacgttttgaacaactttgacgttttagtaacaattaaatggttatataaaaaatatctgtattattttatattttcaaaaaattaaaaatgctataaaaagctagaaaaggtttaaattttatttgatggactatttcgtaaatatttattaacctgtagtaacaatagttataatctcagaagcaaaaaactatctaataaggtaaAAATTTGCTTAATTTTACCTtccccgcactagtgcgggaaagtgacactttcaaaactaaaatgcgtgcgggaaagtgggttaaaacgcacggtcgtagaaaaaaaaagtttcagcataATTCATTTTTACCTACGATTATTTTACTTAAGATTAACAAAGATGACAATTTGATCATATAAAAGACAAATAGATTTTAAAACACCAAATTATCCATGGTTATCCATAAGTGATATTACAGAATTATCTTTGAACCTTTAGTATGTTTTGTGAAAGATCTCCGAACttgcataaatattttctatcatgATTTGCAAACGCTGCCATCAGTTCCTGGAGGAGACGTCAATAACTGTGTTTTGACGTTAACTCGAAGGAAAACCAAAATGAAGGCACAGTATTTTCAGTTGCATTAACAGCTCCCTGTATCAAGAACACTCAAAGCTCCCGATAGTATTTGTCTTATTTGTTTTAGGCCTTTCGAACCTAATATATTTGGAGGatgttgagaattgatcaaattgacagctgacccgaGCTGGTAACCATATTCATGTTAATATTTgatttagttaagttggcagTCGATAAgcactttttgatatgtttgtAATCTCAAGAATTGTTAAGTATTGAGCAAAAATCCGACGATTGTTTAGCaagaattttgttaatcaaaacaagtatttGTCAAACGATTCAAAAGGTATGTTCATTTCGTAtcaaattaagttttatttttgtattcaaatcttGTCGCCAACAAATAAGTTGCTTTTATATAAAgtcctgaatatttttcttattcaaattcTAAAAACTAGATGCTGATTTTTATGTACATTGACCTTTTGAAATTGTTCAATAAACTgaacattttgttaaatttggaCTTCATCATTTCTCAAAAAAGAACCAaaacccactgaaaataacaacagaGAATAATGTATAATCTTTATGCCGTTAAGCTctttattttcgaataaatctTGGTTACATTGTCAAAAAACTTTGTCACTGATTCAATTGAAACTAGTACAACTAACCAAGGTCGTGGCTTCGGGTTTTTGGGACCATCGATTTTATcgatttcaattttaattattttttagtgctAGTTTCTTAGGATAATGTCATATATTCCTTTAAATCCTTCTCCATTTCCTGTGAGAATACCTTGTTAAACTCATGGTTTGGACATAACTTTAAACTTATATCTCATGCTCTTTATTTTATCTTAAGGAAATGTCTTCTTAACgttgtaaataaacaattattctGCACATTCCTTAACTCTTAGTATTTTGTGCAAATGTGAAAAAATCATGATTGCAATGTGCCTTAAAACCCATAAGCGCCATTTTAGAAAAACCAATGTATTAAATAAGAACTTACTTGAACTCCTCATATCTTTAGTAGTATTTGCATTCAATTCCTTCCTAGCTGTAGGTACGacgaaatgaaagaaattttaggaaatattaggaaaaaattgattaaccAACCAAAGTGTGATCTTTTTGATCCTATTGTGacctcaaatgacatgaattgacgtcaataggcaagattcatatttatttacactttttctATTCGTTGGATtcattaataaacactgtctcttacgtccttaatttatttaaatacgtcacactacactaacttataataattcactaatcactatcacttaactaactttaataatttattgcaattatTCGATTATTTTATACACCGTTCTGTtcactacaactatttattatgaattgagCTAAGCTGCACTTATATATCCAAACGAAGTTCTTAAGAACTCTAGAATATAAAAGAAacgaaacaaataaatgaatagacttttctggaaattattcaaaagaaacaatttaaataaactacTTGCTATAAAAAcggatataaaaaacaaacatcaaacgcaTTCCgtgttttataaaaagtaagtGAAAGTATCCGCGGGCGCCTTCGCcctaattttagaatttcaatatatCTACATAGGGCCTGCTCTAAGGGGAGACACGATcttaaaaatatctttctttttttattttttatgaaaacttagttttataaattaagattttcttaatattttctgATTACTGGCGGTAATAAATGCGCCGATTTTTCTACTTGCttcaattttattcagaaaCATAGTATAAGCAATTCGAGAAATCTTTAAAGCtccaaatatattttcgatgatattttctttgatatatttGCGAAACAATCGCACAATTACCCACGTACAAGTCATGTTTGATCTAAGCTCGTAAAAtagatataatattttattactcacgACTATAAAGCAtgtaaaaattgattgattgtaaaaatatattttgagaagTGATAGacgaaaaaatgatttgtaaatATCAGCACGAATCTGACGTTATACATATgatattttgacaaaatcatTCACCACTAttgactttttttcaattgataactTGTAATGAGATTCATTTAACTtcgttttgaaattaaattgaaagtaGAGTATACAAGGATAGTCCCATTTAAATCAAAACACTGCAAGATAATGTGGTACGagtcagtttctgaagatgataatttggttatcgaaacactcagtcagacagtgtaattgaaaGTGTTGGTGTACTGATACAGGAATTAACACTAACAACATTCATTCTAATACTTCCTATACCTCTTCGTCTAAAAGTAGCTGGAAATTTTACCACTTTTTATGAAGTACAACGAATAATTTTTGTGTTGTAGTATATTGTAGATATAAAGTAGataaaatctggaaaattatcttaaagaaaaaagtttcaactaGTCCTTTTCGTGTATAAATGTCAATTGAATCACGTCCATTTTGTAGCAGAAGTAGCGAGGAATTGAATCaatcgagagtgtggatagCTAGCACTTGTAGTACCTATGGAGAGTCTGGAGAGGGCATAAAATAGATCATATAAGAATAGATGGACATAGAGcattaattaaataatactcagccaattttgaaattaatttttctttacctACAAAATTAAGCGCGTTTTCTAACGTTTTAGTAAACAGAAACTTCTCTGCAAGCGACAAAAATGATATTCGAAGACCTAGATGAGGTTTTCTTTAGTCTTGTCATATCTTACGAAGCTGAGCCCTTTTGGATGAAAATGGATAATGAAAgtattaagaaaaacatttcattaaatatatttatatcattttcaataatttacaatCATTTATAATAGTTAATATAAGTTATGGCCAAacacattataatatttttgtaagggagctttcgaaaaatattggttattttggctgtaaaaaaCAGGTTCATAATTGGGAACTTCACACACAGTATCTTTTATTAAAACATCGATTGGAGCGAAAAATACTCTGAAATTAATCTCACTATAATCCAATGATGACATCAAGAAATTAGACATTCTATCTGACATGACCCATAAATTATTGTTTCTGTCGACTTTAACATCTGAAGGAAATATCAATTTGACGTTATCCTTATCCACGATACcgtgatttttattattatattgcgTTTTCGAGTTCCAACAACCGACAGCATTCTGATCGATAAGATTGAAAAACTGCACGCCGTTATCATCCATAACCCTAGAAGTAGTATGAGAATCCGGTCCTCTTTCATCCAACGCGAAGAATTCCTTCCAACTATCTTCTACTTTCGAACTATTTTGCAGAGTTTGTGTGGAAACAACGAATTCTCTGTGAGAAGCCAAAGGACTGAAATATAATAATCTGTAGCCGAGTTCAGTTCGAGGGGACAAGCTCATTCCGAATATTCCCTCTTCGCCCCATTGGAAATTCAGACCGTCAATATTGAAGTCGCCTCTTAATGGATCAGGCATGAAAAAACTATGAGAGAATCTCCACGATTTATTATCTTTGAATGAGTAAACAATGAGGCCATAACCTAATTCATCGCTGAAGTAAGCATGACTATCCTCGCAAGTGGATCCTAGCTCCACAGCGATATTAGCAATGAAAGTATTTCGATTGGTATCTTCAGGTTTAAATTCGTACCTTCTTATTCTTTGATTCGTTCTTAAATCGAAAATGTTCAAAGCGTACGGACAAGGATTTTGAGTCGTATTTCCAATACCAAAAGTACCTGTATCTAGTACCCAAAGTCTGTCACATTCGTCAGCTTTCATTCGGTATACTGTGCTAAGGCCTTTTTCGCAGTTACCTAATTCATTCGATGCCCAATTTGGATATGGAGTTAATTTTGGATTCTTCTCCGGACTATTTAAATCGATGTAGTTCAAAGTTGAAGGTATTCCTAGAAACAATTAACCAAATATTAATCACATCAAAATTAATGACGAtgataatgaattaaaattacaTGGGATGCTACTTTAGTTGtcagatatggcaacactgatgtagATATGTTAAATCTGACATTTTCATCATACAGTTTAATATTTGTACTCACAACGTGTGGTCATACAAGTGCCCATTATCGTTTTATCTAACAGCTGGATCTTGTGTCGCGTGTGGAGTGGAAACTAAATTATCGtgacaaaattttgttttgcagCCATCACAATATCTAAATTTTCTCGTATTGCTGTCATCGCTATAGAATATTAGGTGCACAGGTCATTTACCTCTCAATTTCCTCCTCCTAAATCTCAAAAACGACACTGCCAGATTCCTAATTAATTCTCCTCAAGCTTAAAACATCTTGATGTCTTTTTCTGAAGCTGCGCAACGAATCTTTGCCAGCTGATTCGTTTATTAACGAACAAGAATcagaaatattgtttgaaaggATATCTCTTCGTGCCAATGAGCAAAAAGTCCTACTTTTTTTGACAGAGTTGACCATAAAAAGCTTATATAAGCTTTTAAATATACGCTTCGACCTTCTGGAACAGCAGTTATTGCTTTTACAATGCAATACTTCGAGAATGATTGTTTTTCGCAGTCCCAATCGAAGAGGTGTCACAAGATACACCATAAAAGGTCGAAGACTGCTCAGGATGTCCGTCAAAATTTAGCAAGCAAATGGTCAACCGTCAATTCGAGAGTTCATTTAGTCCCTATAGGTGAATTGGTCGCCGGGATTTTTATGTCGGAACCAAAAAGAGAAGCATATggttgagttaggttaggttaggtccagTTTACTTCTTTTTTGAATGCTTCTTGAATGTATCAAGTTTTCCGTTCCAATATTGTGAAGAATTGCTTCGCAATGCAGTTTATTTTGGTAACACCTGCAGTATGTTTCTCCACTATTCAAGACCTTGAGTTGATGAAGCTGTATCATAACTACCAACTGGAAAAAGTTCTCAAGTTTGGAAGAAAAACATCACATAACTACCAGGAGTTATTCTACATTCTAATATGGAAAACTTCACATTAGCAGTCACGAGTTTTTGTTGGTTAATAACGGATAAAAAATAGAAGACTTCTTATATTGAAACAAGACTCATAGTAATATAATTCTAAGCCTTTTGACACATTTTTGCAAACGGAAATCAttgtaaaaacttttgaaaatagtCAAAAACAACGAATGAAACTACTTCccaaataattatttgtggcagtttttaaatacttttaactTGAGTTATGTTAAAAGTAAGATATTTAATCGATGGTGCAGAAGATGATGTCTGCAGGGGTATTCCATA belongs to Diorhabda carinulata isolate Delta chromosome X, icDioCari1.1, whole genome shotgun sequence and includes:
- the LOC130901824 gene encoding protein yellow: MQYLLLAFLLVETVVSVQKLQEHFAWNQIDYNFPNEAIRRNALLTGRFKPQNNLPVGIEIWQDKMFISVPRWKEGIPSTLNYIDLNSPEKNPKLTPYPNWASNELGNCEKGLSTVYRMKADECDRLWVLDTGTFGIGNTTQNPCPYALNIFDLRTNQRIRRYEFKPEDTNRNTFIANIAVELGSTCEDSHAYFSDELGYGLIVYSFKDNKSWRFSHSFFMPDPLRGDFNIDGLNFQWGEEGIFGMSLSPRTELGYRLLYFSPLASHREFVVSTQTLQNSSKVEDSWKEFFALDERGPDSHTTSRVMDDNGVQFFNLIDQNAVGCWNSKTQYNNKNHGIVDKDNVKLIFPSDVKVDRNNNLWVMSDRMSNFLMSSLDYSEINFRVFFAPIDVLIKDTVCEVPNYEPVFYSQNNQYFSKAPLQKYYNVFGHNLY